In Canis lupus dingo isolate Sandy chromosome 27, ASM325472v2, whole genome shotgun sequence, one genomic interval encodes:
- the LOC125753838 gene encoding circumsporozoite protein-like: protein MTVNWGDRRSCKHADDELLKENPTESQVKPQEENGDQNGKASKDEDKHNGQQKKPHDHGVQGDQATLFNISGPHHPHCPHCPGGQQGPQRPGCQGGPGGPQGPAVQQGPGGQQRPGVQGGPVGPQRPACQQGPVGLHHPGTQGHPDGPQSLAGQQSSGGQGGLVGQHGYRGVQ from the coding sequence ATGATGAATTGTTGAAAGAAAACCCCACGGAATCACAAGTGAAACctcaagaagaaaatggagatcAGAATGGCAAGGCGAGCAAAGATGAAGACAAACACAATGGACAACAGAAGAAGCCTCATGACCATGGTGTCCAGGGAGACCAGGCCACTCTATTTAACATAAGTGGCCCACATCACCCACATTGCCCACATTGTCCTGGAGGCCAACAAGGTCCTCAGAGACCAGGTTGCCAAGGTGGTCCAGGTGGCCCACAGGGTCCAGCAGTCCAACAAGGCCCAGGTGGCCAACAACGTCCAGGAGTCCAAGGTGGTCCAGTTGGCCCACAGCGTCCAGCATGCCAACAGGGCCCAGTTGGCCTACATCATCCAGGGACTCAAGGTCATCCAGATGGTCCACAGAGTCTAGCAGGGCAACAGAGCTCAGGTGGCCAAGGTGGTCTAGTTGGCCAGCATGGCTACCGTGGTGTCCAGTGA